The following coding sequences are from one Saprospiraceae bacterium window:
- a CDS encoding gliding motility-associated C-terminal domain-containing protein has product MKNVNLILTIVGSWLYCISISAQWCCIDSSLAIIDDGSTTLRLQINGALNNDLSTPQQGLCGVRVKFNHKFIGDLTMDLVSPSGQSIRLVGPVGNAGRTDFTRWNVTFVPCNQTPIPDPGFKAKWDNIQGWGILGTFYSGTYHPNNGCLEDFNLGPVNGTWSLQISDGARFYSGFVESFCLLFCDDRGIGCSSCSPNGGVFSQSDIILCEQDPGLDLNLNVQFPNFTPDPINYQYKFVISQNDIILALVDKVDLRNYPPGDYQICGLSYSIASLPEIPDPATSPKLSNLKQNINEGKNGICAELSKNCINVSIGRTISPTNIQQSICQGDTFLFNGKSITQTGNYQEIFKSLKACDSIVNLSLQVVFIHAEVSSPVDTLSCIKSSIVIDASGSSVSTNSLISWTTNDGNIKDLKDPLKPIVDNAGTYKLKITDGNCSDSIEITIVKKGKIPDINIQGDTLTCDKKTIRLSGITSVSSPQYTWQFQGNDVGTLDFLDVTSPGVYSLIVTESSGCTNRANFQVIEDLSKPDFNIIATDLDCKLDSAAFEVQSNVDLHDFIWSGPSGFSSINENPFYFSPGKYSLTAKSKNGCSNTVSVTVNSTRTKPSFVAIYKPITCRDTAIVISTRLGSNIDTILWRGPNNFISTAKEPLVTFAGTYSVHLVDSFGCTLDTSIAVLLDTLKADLGLQVDLLDCLNDSVQINFKYLTGDSTKYSFNWSGPTGFVSYQKQPWVREIGLYTIQIVQQNGCIKSDTISVFQDKDKPVLQINSRLITCKNPIVPINATSNISIASWRWSTAFGFNSNNQNPLVDTSGYYRLVVTATNGCTAEKTIFIDQNKRSPFASLISDTINCIKDSISLRFRGNNVIIDSIFWKGPSNFASIDSSPIVSIPGIYTLYAIGDNGCIHVDSFDLLVDTIKPNLIVDFDSLTCKKPTVDLRASSSTSNVYFTIRDPFFAMDTTALKKVTIPGLYRVTAIRTNHCATSEDVIIPSSIHLPQTAVTFDTITCLKKQATLILISGDIDIDKQYWQLPDSSIINKTNLITSTPGTYFGFTTNIDGCIKIDTIRILAIIDTPKYTLPDPAIRCDSILNKDIRIITEDKLALVEWLSPSGMKIIGPVVTQPGQGKYKIMITGSNGCFIEDSLFIHYDTLHPILQNLIKDTINCKQKSATVKIQTKNTQVIDWKGPLNFSSSDTIISVATPGLYLLTLTSKDLCQNTYVMDVVADTLPPNLITTHTNINCKEPRAVLESVAQSSLEEFYWLTPFGDTLRNSRTLVTEGGEFVFYARNKNGCVTRDSVNVIVDTIVPILITSNVNLPCSSDSAQLKVQSQLNSLNFFWSGPNQFFSAEQNPYAKDTGVYNVIAVADNFCSSKASLRLTDQHIYPTVTLTGGELNCRDSSVQLISVFSLQDTNFIWSGPGQFLNKTDRKPTVRLPGVYHIKVTNQEGCVTDTFTTVTTNFNFPQINILQSDSLRCDLKKVQLAAKSDSVRRFSFKWMTIGGIIEGGTASSLIYVNKEGDYIVTTTDLDNGCSSIDTIHVNQYGSTILGLNCDINKPSCDGLENASLKVTEIFGGDAPFLYSINGLTYNRNPNLNNLEPGSYTLYIKDKFGCTYDTLISIEPATELQLDLGPDQSIHLGESFLITGSTNVDTSNLIKVKWVPLDQSFLCDTCFSIVVKPHQTTVYKLLIQDDHGCIAIDDILIKVNTAPGVFVPNVFSPNGDRLNDFLKFNTGLDIQKIVKFSVFDRWGELVYFNSDFDANLDDYGWDGKFEGQDMNPGVFICQIEALSVTGKSVFFTADVTLVR; this is encoded by the coding sequence ATGAAGAATGTAAACCTCATATTAACAATTGTTGGTAGTTGGCTGTATTGTATTTCTATAAGTGCGCAATGGTGTTGTATTGACTCCTCTCTTGCTATTATCGATGATGGTTCGACCACATTGCGATTACAGATTAATGGAGCGCTAAACAATGATTTATCTACTCCTCAACAAGGACTTTGCGGTGTAAGAGTGAAGTTTAATCATAAGTTTATTGGGGACCTTACAATGGATTTGGTTTCACCGTCAGGACAATCCATCAGGCTTGTAGGCCCTGTAGGTAATGCAGGAAGAACTGATTTTACACGGTGGAATGTTACATTTGTGCCTTGTAATCAAACCCCTATCCCTGATCCAGGATTTAAAGCCAAGTGGGACAATATACAAGGATGGGGAATATTAGGTACTTTTTATTCAGGAACTTATCACCCGAATAACGGCTGTCTTGAAGATTTTAATTTAGGACCTGTAAATGGAACTTGGTCTCTACAAATCTCTGATGGGGCAAGGTTTTATTCAGGATTTGTTGAAAGCTTTTGTTTGTTGTTTTGTGATGACAGAGGTATTGGCTGTTCCTCTTGTAGTCCAAACGGCGGTGTTTTTAGCCAATCTGATATTATTTTGTGTGAGCAAGACCCGGGATTAGATTTGAACCTCAATGTTCAATTTCCAAATTTTACTCCGGATCCAATAAATTATCAATACAAATTTGTTATCAGCCAAAATGATATAATTCTGGCATTGGTAGACAAAGTAGATTTAAGGAATTATCCTCCCGGAGACTATCAAATTTGCGGATTATCTTATTCAATCGCGAGCCTGCCAGAAATCCCCGATCCTGCCACAAGTCCCAAATTGAGCAATTTAAAACAAAATATAAATGAAGGGAAAAATGGTATTTGTGCCGAACTATCAAAAAATTGCATCAATGTTAGTATTGGGCGAACCATCTCTCCAACCAATATACAACAGTCTATTTGTCAAGGGGATACTTTTCTCTTTAATGGTAAATCTATAACACAAACTGGAAATTACCAGGAGATATTTAAATCACTAAAAGCTTGTGACTCAATCGTTAATCTTAGTCTTCAAGTAGTTTTTATTCATGCAGAAGTATCAAGCCCTGTCGATACCTTATCTTGCATTAAAAGCTCCATAGTCATAGATGCGTCCGGTTCATCAGTTAGCACAAACAGTCTAATAAGCTGGACAACCAATGATGGTAACATTAAAGATTTGAAAGATCCTTTGAAGCCAATTGTGGACAATGCTGGCACATACAAGTTAAAGATTACTGATGGTAATTGTTCAGACAGTATTGAGATTACAATTGTAAAAAAAGGTAAAATTCCAGATATTAATATTCAAGGAGATACCTTGACATGCGACAAAAAGACAATTAGATTGTCAGGGATTACATCAGTTTCTTCGCCACAGTACACTTGGCAGTTTCAAGGAAATGACGTAGGAACTTTAGACTTCTTGGATGTGACTTCACCGGGAGTATATAGTTTAATAGTTACAGAATCATCGGGATGTACTAACAGAGCTAATTTTCAGGTGATTGAAGATTTATCGAAACCAGATTTTAATATCATTGCGACCGATTTGGATTGTAAACTCGATAGTGCTGCTTTTGAAGTGCAGTCAAACGTAGATTTACATGATTTTATTTGGAGTGGACCTTCAGGTTTTTCTTCGATTAATGAGAACCCTTTTTATTTTTCTCCGGGCAAGTACTCTTTGACAGCAAAATCAAAAAATGGGTGTTCCAACACTGTTAGTGTTACCGTCAATTCTACGAGAACCAAACCGAGTTTTGTTGCCATTTATAAACCAATTACCTGTCGTGATACAGCAATTGTTATTTCGACTCGATTGGGATCTAACATCGATACTATTTTATGGCGTGGACCAAATAATTTTATATCTACGGCAAAGGAACCCCTGGTAACTTTTGCTGGAACATACTCTGTACATTTAGTTGACAGTTTTGGATGCACCCTGGACACTAGTATTGCAGTGTTATTAGATACCTTGAAAGCTGATTTAGGTTTACAAGTCGATCTGCTAGATTGTTTGAATGACAGTGTACAAATAAATTTTAAGTACTTAACCGGGGATTCCACTAAGTATAGCTTCAATTGGTCAGGTCCTACTGGGTTTGTTTCTTACCAAAAGCAACCCTGGGTCAGGGAAATTGGTTTGTATACGATTCAAATTGTGCAACAAAATGGTTGTATTAAATCAGATACGATAAGTGTATTCCAAGATAAAGATAAACCTGTATTACAGATTAACTCGAGGTTGATTACCTGCAAAAACCCAATTGTTCCTATAAACGCGACGAGCAATATCTCCATAGCAAGTTGGCGATGGAGTACAGCTTTTGGATTCAATAGTAATAATCAAAATCCATTGGTAGATACTTCGGGATATTATCGACTCGTGGTGACTGCAACCAATGGATGTACAGCGGAGAAAACTATTTTTATTGATCAAAATAAGCGCAGTCCATTTGCTAGTTTGATCTCTGATACAATAAATTGCATAAAAGATTCTATTTCCCTAAGATTCAGGGGTAACAACGTAATCATAGACAGTATTTTTTGGAAAGGGCCATCCAATTTTGCATCAATTGATTCAAGTCCAATTGTTAGTATTCCCGGGATTTACACATTATATGCCATTGGGGATAATGGATGCATACATGTCGATAGTTTTGATCTGCTGGTTGATACGATAAAACCTAACTTAATTGTTGACTTTGACAGTCTGACATGTAAAAAACCTACTGTAGATTTAAGAGCTTCTTCGTCGACTTCAAATGTATATTTTACGATAAGAGATCCATTTTTTGCTATGGATACAACAGCATTGAAAAAAGTAACCATTCCAGGATTATATCGTGTTACTGCTATACGTACAAATCATTGCGCTACATCCGAAGATGTTATCATTCCCTCTTCGATACATTTGCCTCAAACAGCAGTGACATTTGATACAATAACATGTTTGAAGAAGCAAGCCACATTAATTCTGATCTCTGGAGATATTGATATTGATAAACAATATTGGCAACTCCCGGATTCAAGCATTATTAATAAAACGAATTTAATTACCTCAACTCCCGGTACTTATTTTGGATTTACGACAAATATAGATGGATGCATCAAAATTGATACAATTCGGATTTTAGCAATCATTGACACTCCCAAATATACATTACCCGATCCTGCAATACGCTGCGATTCAATTTTAAATAAGGATATAAGAATAATCACAGAAGATAAACTTGCATTAGTTGAATGGTTAAGCCCGTCCGGAATGAAGATCATTGGTCCTGTAGTGACCCAGCCTGGACAGGGCAAATACAAAATAATGATCACAGGTAGCAACGGATGCTTTATTGAGGATTCATTATTTATCCATTATGATACATTGCATCCAATTTTACAGAACTTGATAAAAGATACTATAAATTGTAAACAAAAGTCCGCAACTGTTAAGATTCAAACTAAAAACACGCAAGTAATAGATTGGAAGGGTCCTTTGAATTTTAGTTCATCTGATACAATCATTTCTGTTGCAACTCCCGGGCTTTACTTGCTTACATTAACTTCGAAAGATCTTTGCCAGAATACTTATGTTATGGATGTAGTTGCAGACACATTACCTCCAAACTTGATTACCACACATACTAATATTAATTGCAAAGAACCGAGAGCTGTACTAGAGTCAGTTGCACAATCCTCCTTGGAGGAATTTTATTGGTTAACGCCTTTCGGTGATACTTTACGCAATTCTCGAACACTTGTTACTGAGGGAGGTGAATTCGTCTTTTATGCTCGAAATAAAAATGGGTGTGTGACAAGGGATTCAGTGAATGTTATTGTTGATACTATTGTTCCAATTTTAATCACTTCTAACGTGAACTTACCTTGTAGTTCTGATAGTGCTCAGTTAAAAGTCCAAAGTCAACTTAATAGTTTGAATTTTTTCTGGTCAGGGCCCAACCAGTTTTTCAGTGCTGAACAGAATCCATATGCGAAGGATACCGGTGTTTATAATGTAATTGCTGTTGCGGATAATTTTTGTTCTTCAAAGGCATCACTTAGATTGACTGATCAACATATTTATCCAACGGTTACCCTCACAGGAGGGGAACTGAATTGCAGAGATTCATCAGTACAATTGATTTCTGTTTTTAGCTTGCAGGACACAAATTTTATTTGGTCGGGGCCGGGTCAGTTTTTGAATAAAACTGATAGAAAACCTACCGTCCGCCTACCGGGAGTTTATCACATCAAGGTGACTAACCAAGAAGGATGTGTCACGGATACATTTACCACTGTTACGACAAATTTTAATTTTCCACAAATTAATATTCTTCAGAGTGATAGTTTGCGCTGTGATTTAAAGAAAGTTCAGCTAGCAGCAAAGTCGGATTCTGTTAGACGATTTAGTTTTAAATGGATGACCATAGGTGGAATTATCGAAGGTGGTACTGCAAGTTCTCTGATTTATGTTAATAAAGAAGGCGATTATATTGTTACGACAACAGATTTGGATAATGGCTGCAGTTCCATCGACACTATACATGTGAATCAATATGGCTCGACTATATTGGGATTAAACTGTGATATTAATAAGCCAAGCTGTGATGGTTTGGAAAATGCATCATTAAAAGTTACAGAAATTTTTGGTGGTGACGCACCTTTCCTTTATTCAATTAATGGTTTGACTTATAATCGGAATCCAAATTTAAATAATCTTGAACCTGGTAGTTATACTCTTTATATAAAAGATAAATTTGGTTGTACATATGATACATTAATTTCAATTGAACCGGCTACAGAACTTCAACTAGATCTTGGCCCCGATCAATCGATCCATCTTGGGGAAAGTTTTTTGATAACCGGATCGACAAATGTGGATACCAGCAATTTGATAAAGGTAAAGTGGGTGCCATTAGATCAATCATTTCTTTGTGACACTTGTTTTTCTATTGTGGTTAAACCTCACCAAACCACCGTTTACAAATTGTTAATTCAGGATGATCATGGATGTATTGCCATAGATGACATTCTCATAAAAGTAAATACTGCCCCGGGAGTTTTTGTCCCTAATGTGTTTTCTCCAAATGGAGATCGATTGAATGATTTTTTAAAGTTTAATACTGGCCTTGACATTCAAAAGATTGTGAAATTCAGTGTTTTTGATCGTTGGGGAGAGCTGGTGTATTTTAATTCTGATTTTGACGCCAATTTGGATGATTACGGTTGGGATGGTAAGTTTGAGGGTCAGGATATGAATCCGGGGGTTTTTATTTGCCAGATTGAGGCACTCTCTGTAACCGGAAAATCTGTTTTTTTTACTGCGGATGTGACCTTGGTGAGATAA
- a CDS encoding gliding motility-associated C-terminal domain-containing protein: MTCSVDQVKLDGSGSQGASGQVKEYNWRALSGSIVTGQGSREITVGKPGGEYVLEIKDGKNGCLDYDTIRVSEVGNPLALISTEGKNPRCYGEKNGVVSILEVLDYNNQVLSGLMYSINGGQYVSADEFPNLGQGTYKISVKDANGCLRDTTVTLVEPSPMGIEVVKTIVVDQGTRVDLDSMVLDVSGGTEPYKSNEWYNTSIEKDWTSNKVYTADTSYEFRVTAVDASGCEITELVRVLVKISKDVWWPNVISANGDKINDYFNVYGKRVRIVKSLAIYDRWGEQVYKAENLLDANKGGREIGWNGSFRGELVMPGVYVFVADIEFEGSSGSEIYKGDFTVIR; the protein is encoded by the coding sequence TTGACGTGTAGTGTGGATCAGGTGAAGTTGGATGGGTCCGGCTCACAGGGAGCCAGTGGCCAGGTAAAAGAATACAATTGGCGAGCGTTGAGCGGAAGCATAGTAACTGGTCAAGGCAGTCGGGAGATCACAGTAGGTAAGCCGGGCGGAGAATATGTATTGGAAATCAAGGATGGAAAGAATGGGTGTCTGGATTACGACACGATCCGAGTGTCAGAAGTAGGAAATCCATTGGCATTGATCTCGACGGAGGGAAAGAATCCACGATGTTATGGAGAGAAGAATGGGGTTGTGAGCATACTGGAAGTATTGGATTACAACAATCAGGTATTGAGTGGATTGATGTATTCGATCAATGGCGGGCAATATGTCAGTGCGGATGAGTTTCCGAATCTTGGACAGGGAACGTATAAGATAAGCGTAAAAGATGCGAATGGCTGTCTTCGGGATACGACGGTGACATTAGTAGAGCCGAGTCCGATGGGCATAGAAGTAGTGAAGACAATAGTAGTAGATCAGGGGACACGAGTAGATTTGGACAGCATGGTATTGGACGTCTCAGGCGGAACGGAGCCATATAAGTCAAACGAGTGGTACAATACGAGCATAGAGAAAGACTGGACATCGAACAAAGTGTATACAGCGGATACGTCGTATGAGTTCAGGGTGACGGCAGTTGACGCATCAGGCTGTGAGATCACAGAGCTGGTACGGGTTTTGGTGAAGATCAGCAAAGATGTGTGGTGGCCGAATGTGATCAGTGCAAATGGGGACAAGATCAACGATTATTTCAATGTATATGGCAAGCGAGTTAGAATAGTGAAGAGTCTGGCGATCTATGACCGCTGGGGTGAGCAAGTATACAAGGCAGAGAATTTGTTGGATGCGAACAAAGGAGGAAGAGAGATAGGCTGGAATGGTAGCTTCCGCGGGGAGTTGGTAATGCCGGGTGTGTATGTGTTTGTCGCCGACATAGAGTTTGAAGGTAGTAGCGGCAGTGAGATCTACAAAGGAGACTTTACTGTGATCCGCTAG
- a CDS encoding gliding motility-associated C-terminal domain-containing protein — MTAVDASGCEITELVRVLVKISKDVWWPNVISANGDKINDYFNVYGKRVRIVKSLAIYDRWGEQVYKAENLLDANKGGREIGWNGSFRGELVMPGVYVFVADIEFEGSSGSEIYKGDFTVIR, encoded by the coding sequence GTGACGGCAGTTGACGCATCAGGCTGTGAGATCACAGAGCTGGTACGGGTTTTGGTGAAGATCAGCAAAGATGTGTGGTGGCCGAATGTGATCAGTGCAAACGGGGACAAGATCAACGATTATTTCAATGTATATGGCAAGCGAGTTAGAATAGTGAAGAGTCTGGCGATCTATGACCGCTGGGGTGAGCAAGTATACAAAGCAGAGAATTTGTTGGATGCGAACAAAGGAGGAAGAGAGATAGGCTGGAATGGTAGCTTCCGCGGGGAGTTGGTAATGCCGGGTGTGTATGTGTTTGTCGCCGACATAGAGTTTGAGGGCAGTAGCGGCAGTGAGATCTACAAAGGAGACTTTACTGTGATCCGCTAG